A window of Pseudophryne corroboree isolate aPseCor3 chromosome 12, aPseCor3.hap2, whole genome shotgun sequence contains these coding sequences:
- the LOC134980972 gene encoding fibrinogen-like protein 1 isoform X1 codes for MTDLRIYSCVLLLSLFWPQVMSETKGIQKEQGYDCSDIWGRNTASTSGIYTVKPEGADASFQVFCEMTATGGWTMMQKHNGEDGLTFEKMWDDYENGFGRLEGEHWLGLKHVYRLTHQEHRPCTLHISIGDYVDDEAYAEYSPFSVGDAKDFYQLSAGSYSGTAGDGFRGDIGTDGTNQHGSYFSTQDQPHDGCHPNCRFDDMMFVSCSDFYRVGWWYNNCGSANLNGDWYSPSKNTSWASSVSWPTWRPNEALRFSKMYLIFT; via the exons ATGACAGACCTCAGAATATACAGCTGCGTGCTTCTGCTAAGTCTATTCTGGCCTCAAGTCATGTCAGAG ACTAAGGGAATACAGAAGGAGCAAG GATACGACTGTTCAGATATCTGGGGAAGAAATACGGCCTCAACCAGTGGAATCTATACTGTAAAACCAGAAGGAGCTGATGCCTCTTTCCAG GTGTTCTGTGAAATGACAGCGACCGGTGGTTGGACCATGATGCAGAAACACAATGGAGAGGACGGGTTGACCTTTGAGAAGATGTGGGATGACTATGAAAATGGATTTGGAAGGCTTGAGG GTGAACACTGGCTGGGACTCAAGCACGTCTATCGCCTGACGCATCAGGAGCACAGACCCTGCACGCTGCACATCAGTATTGGGGACTATGTTGACGATGAAGCTTATGCAGAGTACAGTCCCTTCAGTGTTGGGGATGCAAAAGACTTTTACCAGCTCTCAGCAGGAAGCTACTCGGGCACAGCAG GAGACGGCTTCCGTGGCGATATCGGAACCGATGGGACCAATCAGCACGGCAGCTATTTCAGCACTCAGGACCAACCTCATGACGGCTGTCATCCAAATTGTCGTTTCGATGACATGATGTTTGTAAGCTGCAGTGACTTTTACAGAGTTGGCTGGTGGTATAACAACTGCGGGTCAGCAAATCTGAACGGTGATTGGTACAGTCCATCCAAAAATACTAGCTGGGCGTCTTCAGTGTCTTGGCCAACGTGGAGGCCCAACGAGGCCCTGAGATTCAGCAAGATGTACCTGATCTTCACTTAG
- the LOC134980972 gene encoding fibrinogen-like protein 1 isoform X2: MTKGIQKEQGYDCSDIWGRNTASTSGIYTVKPEGADASFQVFCEMTATGGWTMMQKHNGEDGLTFEKMWDDYENGFGRLEGEHWLGLKHVYRLTHQEHRPCTLHISIGDYVDDEAYAEYSPFSVGDAKDFYQLSAGSYSGTAGDGFRGDIGTDGTNQHGSYFSTQDQPHDGCHPNCRFDDMMFVSCSDFYRVGWWYNNCGSANLNGDWYSPSKNTSWASSVSWPTWRPNEALRFSKMYLIFT; this comes from the exons ACTAAGGGAATACAGAAGGAGCAAG GATACGACTGTTCAGATATCTGGGGAAGAAATACGGCCTCAACCAGTGGAATCTATACTGTAAAACCAGAAGGAGCTGATGCCTCTTTCCAG GTGTTCTGTGAAATGACAGCGACCGGTGGTTGGACCATGATGCAGAAACACAATGGAGAGGACGGGTTGACCTTTGAGAAGATGTGGGATGACTATGAAAATGGATTTGGAAGGCTTGAGG GTGAACACTGGCTGGGACTCAAGCACGTCTATCGCCTGACGCATCAGGAGCACAGACCCTGCACGCTGCACATCAGTATTGGGGACTATGTTGACGATGAAGCTTATGCAGAGTACAGTCCCTTCAGTGTTGGGGATGCAAAAGACTTTTACCAGCTCTCAGCAGGAAGCTACTCGGGCACAGCAG GAGACGGCTTCCGTGGCGATATCGGAACCGATGGGACCAATCAGCACGGCAGCTATTTCAGCACTCAGGACCAACCTCATGACGGCTGTCATCCAAATTGTCGTTTCGATGACATGATGTTTGTAAGCTGCAGTGACTTTTACAGAGTTGGCTGGTGGTATAACAACTGCGGGTCAGCAAATCTGAACGGTGATTGGTACAGTCCATCCAAAAATACTAGCTGGGCGTCTTCAGTGTCTTGGCCAACGTGGAGGCCCAACGAGGCCCTGAGATTCAGCAAGATGTACCTGATCTTCACTTAG